A portion of the bacterium genome contains these proteins:
- a CDS encoding helix-turn-helix domain-containing protein, which translates to MGLFRLLFKRTQQELALRLLHEGKSVSAVARAFNVHQATIYRCIKPKTSL; encoded by the coding sequence ATGGGACTTTTCCGCCTTTTGTTTAAACGCACCCAACAGGAGCTAGCTCTTCGGCTCCTCCACGAGGGCAAATCCGTCAGTGCCGTCGCAAGGGCCTTCAACGTTCATCAGGCGACGATCTATCGCTGCATCAAACC